In a genomic window of Mercenaria mercenaria strain notata chromosome 19, MADL_Memer_1, whole genome shotgun sequence:
- the LOC123545697 gene encoding uncharacterized protein LOC123545697, which yields MGPFATWAAHRRNTIKELQNLAKNMKFHAGNAKKASAVGTGTSIVTGAGAAVCFFAAPFTFGGSLIPATALGGVSIAGAATSVGSSVVNFIIEKCHMSDVQSTLDADRESLERLLKYVKEAKAITVAEGAEYATKIGKAAPGGIKLGANLSLKIAQRLAVSEKVVTILVRLGKVARFAGHAATLLALPLDIIFFVKDILDLKNNDVSAAADKVLELAKQLQYEYENIMSEI from the coding sequence ATGGGTCCGTTTGCAACATGGGCTGCTCATAGGAGAAACACAATAAAGGAACTGCAAAATTTAGCAAAGAACATGAAATTCCATGCAGGAAATGCCAAGAAAGCCTCTGCTGTTGGTACTGGAACAAGCATCGTTACAGGAGCCGGCGCTGCCGTTTGCTTCTTTGCAGCACCTTTTACGTTTGGTGGTTCTCTAATTCCTGCCACGGCACTGGGTGGTGTATCCATTGCTGGTGCAGCCACATCCGTTGGTTCATCAGTAGTAAACTTCATCATCGAGAAATGTCATATGAGTGATGTCCAGTCCACTCTTGATGCTGATAGAGAATCTCTTGAAAGACTattgaaatatgtaaaagaaGCTAAAGCTATAACAGTCGCTGAAGGTGCTGAGTATGCCACGAAGATCGGAAAAGCAGCTCCGGGTGGGATCAAATTAGGTGCAAACTTGAGCTTAAAAATTGCTCAAAGGCTTGCTGTATCAGAAAAAGTTGTAACAATTTTAGTTAGACTTGGAAAGGTCGCTCGCTTTGCTGGTCATGCTGCGACTCTACTTGCTCTTCCATTGGACATAATTTTTTTCGTTAAAGACATTCTAGACCTGAAAAACAACGACGTCTCTGCAGCTGCAGACAAAGTTCTAGAATTGGCTAAACAACTTCAATATGAGTACGAAAATATAATgtcagaaatttaa